The following are encoded together in the Pedobacter steynii genome:
- a CDS encoding LysR family transcriptional regulator, whose product MNTNDFKIFEAVAAHGSFTKAAEATFTVQSNVTARIKSLEEEFQVSLFNRTSRRVELTAAGETLMHYCKQIGQLIEEAKRELSGTEQLIGHLKIGCIETTMALKVPELMKRFNQDYPDIELEFKSAMSPDLIQDVMNYKLDAAFITTPVTLPDLEQKLIKKEQLVIVCSDQYAGLNEIVNDHQLSIIVFEQGCVYRSRLESWLSYQGIINYKSTVVNSLEGIINFVEAGLAITILPLELIEQYYPNRKLKTFSIGKELGNATTLMIYRKSRKQDRVLKAFTEIY is encoded by the coding sequence ATGAATACCAATGATTTTAAAATATTTGAAGCGGTAGCTGCCCATGGCAGTTTCACCAAAGCAGCCGAAGCCACCTTTACCGTTCAATCCAATGTAACCGCCAGGATTAAAAGCCTGGAAGAGGAATTTCAGGTTTCTTTGTTTAACCGGACTTCCAGAAGAGTAGAGCTGACTGCAGCCGGCGAAACGCTGATGCATTATTGTAAACAGATTGGCCAGCTGATCGAAGAAGCTAAAAGGGAGTTGTCGGGCACTGAGCAGTTAATTGGCCATCTTAAAATAGGTTGCATAGAAACCACTATGGCTTTAAAAGTCCCGGAATTGATGAAAAGGTTTAACCAGGACTATCCGGATATCGAGCTCGAATTTAAGTCGGCCATGTCGCCGGACCTGATCCAGGATGTGATGAATTACAAATTAGATGCAGCCTTTATCACCACTCCGGTTACCCTTCCTGACCTGGAACAGAAGCTGATCAAAAAAGAACAGCTGGTGATCGTCTGTTCAGATCAGTATGCCGGGCTCAATGAGATCGTCAATGATCATCAGCTGAGCATTATTGTATTTGAGCAAGGCTGTGTTTACAGGTCCAGACTGGAATCCTGGCTCAGTTATCAAGGCATCATCAATTATAAAAGTACCGTAGTTAACTCCCTGGAAGGTATCATTAATTTTGTGGAGGCCGGCCTGGCCATCACCATTCTGCCGCTGGAACTGATTGAACAGTATTATCCGAACAGAAAGCTGAAGACCTTTTCTATTGGAAAGGAACTGGGCAACGCCACTACCCTCATGATTTACAGGAAGAGCAGAAAGCAGGATCGTGTATTGAAAGCTTTTACAGAGATCTATTAG
- a CDS encoding MFS transporter, whose amino-acid sequence MEKKNNHSKWLALVIVLTAPMLYVIDIFIINMAIPAIKEGVGATDGEIQLVIAGYLLGSAAFLIIGGRAGDYLGRKKVFFWGMFCFTLTSCLCGLSDTALQLNITRFFQGLSSSIMVPQSIAFIQVLFTDPKERAKAIGWYGVTLSIAAIIGQILGGYLVDTHFGIEGWRLIFLINLPVGIAALWAIKKFLTETKKEEGPGFDYSGALTLTIGLICLIYPLNEGREKGWPLWSIILILASVPVFAYFIADQKRKLLQHKAPLIDVSLFRLRGFNIGLLTVLFHFMMHTAFLLMSAIYLQNGLGLSALDCGLYFVLHAVLFMISAMLASGWIVKFGKRVLQLGVLIIMSSFILQILIFRPQVSGTYVILLIGWYGFGNGMVLPSLLSITLESIPAKFAGVAAGIFSTFQQTASALGISILGGVFYGVISLGGANPDYLKAFDYGISANIACLGLVIWMLWLIPGTGKLAGKEIDLA is encoded by the coding sequence ATGGAAAAGAAAAATAACCACTCGAAATGGCTGGCTTTAGTCATTGTCTTAACGGCGCCGATGCTTTATGTGATCGATATTTTTATTATTAATATGGCGATACCTGCCATTAAAGAGGGAGTGGGGGCTACTGATGGAGAAATTCAGCTTGTGATTGCAGGTTACTTACTTGGAAGCGCAGCTTTTCTGATCATCGGGGGGAGGGCAGGCGATTACCTGGGCAGAAAGAAGGTCTTTTTTTGGGGGATGTTTTGTTTTACCCTCACTTCCTGCCTTTGCGGTTTGTCTGATACCGCGCTCCAGCTGAACATCACCCGTTTCTTTCAGGGTTTAAGTTCTTCAATTATGGTGCCTCAGTCGATTGCTTTTATTCAGGTTTTGTTTACCGATCCGAAAGAGCGGGCAAAAGCAATAGGCTGGTATGGGGTTACCCTAAGTATTGCCGCTATTATCGGTCAGATCCTGGGTGGCTATCTTGTGGATACTCATTTTGGAATTGAAGGCTGGCGACTGATTTTCCTGATCAACCTCCCAGTAGGAATAGCGGCTTTATGGGCAATAAAGAAGTTTTTAACGGAAACAAAGAAAGAGGAAGGGCCGGGTTTCGATTATTCGGGGGCACTCACTTTAACCATTGGGCTCATCTGCCTGATTTATCCCTTAAACGAAGGAAGGGAAAAAGGCTGGCCATTATGGAGTATAATATTGATACTGGCTTCAGTGCCCGTTTTTGCTTATTTTATTGCTGATCAGAAGCGTAAACTACTGCAGCATAAAGCCCCTTTGATTGATGTCTCCCTTTTTAGGCTGAGGGGATTCAATATCGGCTTGTTAACGGTATTGTTTCATTTTATGATGCATACCGCCTTTTTATTAATGAGTGCGATATACTTACAAAACGGGCTTGGCTTGTCGGCTTTAGATTGTGGTCTGTATTTCGTATTGCATGCGGTTTTATTTATGATATCGGCCATGCTGGCCTCCGGATGGATTGTGAAATTTGGAAAACGGGTATTGCAGCTTGGCGTATTGATCATCATGAGCTCTTTCATTCTGCAGATACTGATTTTTAGGCCGCAGGTAAGTGGTACTTATGTGATCCTGCTGATCGGATGGTATGGGTTCGGGAATGGAATGGTACTTCCTTCTCTGCTGAGCATCACCTTAGAAAGTATCCCGGCAAAGTTCGCCGGAGTTGCTGCGGGAATATTTTCTACATTCCAGCAAACCGCTTCGGCATTGGGAATCAGTATTCTGGGAGGCGTATTCTATGGAGTAATCAGCCTGGGCGGTGCCAATCCTGATTATCTGAAGGCTTTCGACTACGGCATCTCTGCTAATATTGCCTGTCTTGGTCTCGTGATATGGATGCTCTGGCTGATTCCGGGAACGGGAAAGCTGGCCGGAAAAGAAATCGATCTGGCTTAA
- a CDS encoding SRPBCC family protein, with product MKKQEFKVLIDAPREKVWDVIIGKETYPQWTAPFSEGSNVETDWKKGSKAIFGDGKGSGMVSEIADNKPNEFLSIRHLGMIKDGVEDLDSEDVKKWSGAMENYTLKNVNGKTEWTVEMDMGEEWADYMNETWPLALQKAKELAEQS from the coding sequence ATGAAAAAGCAGGAATTTAAGGTTTTAATTGACGCTCCGCGTGAAAAGGTATGGGATGTTATTATTGGCAAGGAAACTTATCCCCAATGGACTGCACCTTTTTCAGAAGGTTCCAATGTAGAAACCGATTGGAAGAAAGGAAGTAAAGCAATTTTCGGCGATGGAAAAGGTTCCGGAATGGTATCTGAAATTGCAGACAATAAACCCAATGAGTTTTTGTCGATCCGGCATCTCGGAATGATCAAGGACGGTGTGGAAGACCTGGACAGTGAAGACGTTAAAAAATGGTCGGGTGCCATGGAGAATTATACCCTTAAAAACGTAAACGGGAAAACCGAATGGACCGTAGAAATGGATATGGGGGAAGAATGGGCAGACTATATGAACGAAACCTGGCCCTTAGCATTGCAGAAAGCAAAAGAACTGGCAGAACAGTCCTGA
- a CDS encoding Na+/H+ antiporter: protein MLHDNLILILVLLLCVTILVMIGHKLKVSYPIFLVLSGLIIGFIPGIPHIFVDPDIIFLLFLPPLLYEAAWTTSWKDFWEYKGAIFLMAVGLVLITSIAVAYASVAFIPGFTLALGFLLGGIVSPPDAIAASSVLKGVKIPKTINSLLEGESLINDASSLIVFKFALAAVITGNFVFQDAAINFVVVAGLGILIGLGIGCIFYAIHRWLPTNENIDTVLTLLTPYFMYIVAEHFKVSGVMAVVSGGLFLCSQSHVILTPNSRVKVSAVWSATTFMMNGVVFILIGLALPDIVAGLGSEYPLKTAIGYGIGISLLTLVVRFVWLFTTSRFTRLVNKQSRIRYQGMTWHSSVVIVWAGMRGVVSLAAALSIPLLLTDQTAFPLRNLILFITFVVILVTLVVQGLSLPLIIRLLKIPENTYKLSEQEQSSQIRLRLIDRSLERMQQNYQSQCIHNELVVSFKAELERSLVDKKNAMQAFREGKVDLEELKVYKEMMVDLIHIQRHELHLLKKDKNYDDDILREEEKRLDLEELSSNGKLF from the coding sequence ATGCTTCACGACAACCTCATTCTCATCCTTGTCTTACTTTTGTGTGTCACCATCCTGGTGATGATTGGTCACAAACTGAAAGTTTCCTATCCCATATTTCTGGTTTTATCTGGTCTTATCATCGGATTTATCCCTGGTATCCCGCATATCTTTGTGGACCCGGATATCATATTTCTACTTTTTCTGCCTCCTTTATTATATGAAGCGGCATGGACAACTTCCTGGAAAGATTTCTGGGAATATAAAGGTGCCATCTTTTTAATGGCTGTAGGTTTGGTGCTGATCACCTCCATCGCAGTAGCCTATGCTTCGGTAGCATTTATCCCTGGCTTTACCCTGGCGCTGGGCTTTCTTTTAGGTGGCATCGTTTCCCCGCCAGATGCCATAGCGGCATCATCGGTTTTAAAAGGGGTGAAGATTCCTAAAACCATCAATTCACTGTTAGAGGGAGAGAGTCTGATTAATGACGCCTCCAGTTTAATCGTGTTCAAATTTGCACTTGCTGCCGTAATTACCGGGAATTTTGTCTTTCAGGATGCCGCCATCAACTTTGTGGTGGTTGCTGGTTTGGGAATTTTAATCGGTCTTGGGATCGGCTGTATATTTTATGCGATACACCGCTGGCTGCCTACAAATGAAAATATAGATACTGTTTTAACACTACTCACTCCTTATTTTATGTATATCGTTGCGGAGCATTTTAAGGTGTCAGGAGTGATGGCTGTGGTATCCGGTGGACTGTTCCTCTGTAGCCAGTCGCACGTCATTCTAACCCCAAATTCCAGGGTCAAGGTGAGCGCGGTATGGTCTGCAACTACATTCATGATGAATGGTGTGGTGTTTATTCTGATCGGATTGGCTTTACCTGATATTGTAGCGGGCCTGGGTTCAGAATATCCGCTGAAAACGGCAATTGGTTATGGCATCGGGATCAGCTTACTGACCTTGGTGGTGCGCTTTGTCTGGTTATTTACCACAAGCCGGTTCACCAGATTGGTGAATAAGCAATCCCGGATCCGTTATCAGGGGATGACCTGGCATTCATCCGTAGTGATCGTATGGGCAGGAATGAGGGGAGTGGTCTCCTTAGCTGCTGCATTATCAATTCCTTTATTGCTGACCGACCAGACTGCCTTTCCTTTAAGAAACCTCATTCTGTTCATCACTTTTGTGGTGATCCTGGTCACATTGGTTGTTCAGGGGCTTTCCTTACCTCTAATCATCAGATTATTGAAAATACCTGAAAACACTTATAAGCTTTCAGAACAGGAACAAAGTTCTCAGATCAGACTCAGACTGATTGATCGTTCTTTAGAAAGGATGCAGCAGAATTACCAGTCTCAATGTATCCACAATGAGTTGGTGGTTAGTTTTAAGGCCGAACTGGAAAGATCACTGGTGGATAAGAAAAATGCCATGCAGGCATTCCGGGAGGGAAAGGTTGATCTGGAAGAGCTCAAAGTGTATAAGGAAATGATGGTGGATCTGATTCACATTCAGCGACATGAATTACACCTCTTGAAAAAGGATAAAAATTATGATGATGATATCCTCAGAGAGGAAGAAAAACGATTGGATTTAGAAGAATTGAGTAGCAATGGAAAGCTTTTCTAA
- a CDS encoding helix-turn-helix transcriptional regulator → MESFSNDTKRLSRLTAILTQLQTKRLITAAELADKFSVSSRTIYRDIKALEQAGIPILTEEGKGYAMMEGYRLAPVALSESEANALITAEQLVSKNKDASFVRDYREAMSKIRSVLKYNTKDKVNLLANRILFSQNTENDRTSNYLSDLQLALTNFNLLEINYQSAESPEMNKRIVEPFALLSTQENWLLVAWCRLRKDYRNFRLDRIIHLNVLSDKFEPHNLSLMEYFEHCKKNIKPLT, encoded by the coding sequence ATGGAAAGCTTTTCTAATGATACCAAAAGACTCTCGAGGTTGACGGCAATTCTCACCCAGTTGCAAACCAAGAGACTGATCACGGCAGCTGAACTGGCAGATAAATTTTCTGTAAGCTCCAGAACAATATACAGGGATATTAAAGCCCTGGAGCAAGCTGGTATTCCTATTCTGACAGAAGAGGGGAAAGGTTATGCCATGATGGAGGGCTATCGGCTGGCGCCCGTCGCGCTCTCAGAAAGTGAAGCGAATGCCTTGATTACGGCAGAACAGCTGGTATCAAAAAATAAGGATGCTTCTTTTGTCAGAGATTATAGAGAGGCGATGAGTAAGATCAGATCGGTTTTGAAATACAATACTAAAGATAAAGTGAACCTGCTTGCTAACCGGATTCTGTTTAGCCAGAATACAGAAAATGACCGGACAAGTAATTACCTGTCTGACTTGCAGCTGGCCCTTACCAATTTTAATCTCCTGGAAATTAACTATCAATCTGCGGAATCACCTGAAATGAACAAAAGAATAGTCGAGCCTTTTGCCTTACTGAGTACGCAGGAGAATTGGCTGCTGGTGGCCTGGTGCCGATTACGTAAAGATTACAGGAACTTCAGGCTGGACCGGATTATCCATTTAAACGTTCTCAGTGATAAGTTTGAGCCGCATAACCTCAGTTTGATGGAATATTTTGAGCATTGTAAAAAAAATATAAAACCCTTGACATAG